From a single Hypomesus transpacificus isolate Combined female chromosome 14, fHypTra1, whole genome shotgun sequence genomic region:
- the lrrc4ca gene encoding leucine rich repeat containing 4C, genome duplicate a codes for MLNKMTSSRQLQTMRGPRWNRALSDPLFVLLLALQLLVVAGLVRAQTCPSVCSCSNQFSKVICTRRSLRDVPDGISTNTRYLNLQENLIQVIKVDSFKHLRHLEILQLSKNHIRTIELGAFNGLASLNTLELFDNRLTTIPNGAFEYLSKLKELWLRNNPIESIPSYAFNRVPSLRRLDLGELKRLTYISEGAFEGLSNLRYLNLGMCNLKEIPNLIPLVKLDELEMSGNQLSVIRPGSFKGLIHLQKLWMMHAQIQTIERNSFDDLQSLVELNLAHNNLTLLPHDLFTPLHHLERVHLHHNPWNCNCDILWLSWWLKEMVPANTSCCARCSSPSSHKGRYIGELDQNYFHCYAPVIVEPPADLNVTEGSAAELKCRASSLTSVSWITPNGSIMTHGAYKIRISVLNDGTLNFTNVTMQDTGTYTCMVSNSAGNTTASATLNVSSTDSSFSYFTTVTVETIEPPHNEGQPTVQLKVGPTASAGWESVSSTSTTTTTVRTPLSTRATEKTYTIPVTELGGEGSLNGLDEVMKTTKIIIGCFVAITLMAAVMLIIFYKMRKQHHQQNHHAPTRTIEIINVDEDCVTGGPAMESHLTLPPLEHEHLNHYNTYKTAYNHASTINSIHSSAHEPLLIRASSKDNVQETQI; via the coding sequence ATGTTGAACAAGATGACCTCCTCTCGGCAGCTGCAGACGATGAGAGGTCCTAGGTGGAACCGGGCCCTGTCCGACCCTTTATTTGTTCTTCTCCTGGCCCTCCAGCTACTGGTGGTGGCAGGCCTGGTCCGTGCTCagacctgcccctcagtctgctcTTGCAGCAACCAGTTCAGCAAGGTCATCTGCACCCGCCGCAGCTTGCGAGATGTCCCAGATGGCATCTCCACCAACACGCGATACCTGAACCTGCAAGAGAACCTCATCCAAGTCATCAAGGTGGACAGCTTCAAACACCTGCGGCACCTCGAGATTCTGCAGCTTAGCAAGAACCACATCCGGACCATCGAGTTAGGGGCCTTCAACGGGCTGGCCAGCCTCAACACCCTGGAACTGTTTGACAACCGCCTCACCACCATCCCCAATGGGGCCTTTGAGTACCTCTCCAAACTGAAGGAGCTGTGGCTGAGGAATAACCCCATAGAGAGCATCCCCTCTTATGCGTTCAACAGGGTGCCCTCGCTACGGAGGCTGGACCTGGGGGAGCTCAAGCGCCTCACATATATATCAGAGGGGGCCTTTGAGGGGCTTAGCAATCTGCGCTACCTGAACCTGGGCATGTGCAACCTGAAGGAGATCCCCAACCTCATTCCCCTGGTGAAGCTGGATGAGCTGGAGATGTCAGGGAACCAGCTGTCTGTCATCCGGCCTGGCTCTTTCAAAGGTCTCATCCACCTTCAGAAGCTGTGGATGATGCATGCTCAGATCCAGACCATAGAGAGGAATTCGTTTGATGACTTGCAGTCCCTGGTGGAGCTCAACCTCGCCCACAATAACCTCACCTTGCTTCCCCATGACCTCTTCACCCCCCTGCATCACCTCGAGAGGGTGCACTTACACCACAACCCCTGGAACTGTAACTGTGACATTCTTTGGCTCAGCTGGTGGCTCAAGGAGATGGTGCCGGCCAACACCAGCTGCTGTGCCCGCTGCAGTTCACCCTCCAGCCACAAGGGGCGCTATATTGGAGAGCTTGACCAAAACTATTTTCATTGCTATGCGCCCGTGATCGTGGAGCCCCCAGCAGACCTGAACGTGACGGAGGGGAGCGCGGCGGAACTGAAATGCAGGGCCAGCTCTCTGACCTCCGTCAGCTGGATCACACCCAACGGCTCCATCATGACCCACGGAGCCTACAAGATCCGCATCTCCGTCCTGAACGACGGCACTCTCAATTTCACCAACGTCACCATGCAGGACACGGGCACTTACACCTGCATGGTGAGCAACTCGGCGGGCAACACCACGGCGTCGGCCACGCTCAACGTGTCGTCCACAGACAGCAGCTTCAGCTACTTCACCACGGTCACAGTGGAGACCATAGAGCCACCGCATAATGAGGGCCAACCCACTGTGCAGCTGAAGGTGGGTCCCACCGCCTCTGCCGGCTGGGAGTCGgtatcctccacctccaccacgacCACCACCGTGCGGACACCACTCTCCACCAGGGCCACGGAGAAGACCTACACCATTCCTGTGAcggagctggggggggagggctcCCTCAACGGGCTGGATGAGGTGATGAAGACCACCAAGATCATCATCGGATGCTTCGTGGCCATCACCCTCATGGCGGCAGTCATGCTGATCATATTCTACAAGATGCGCAagcagcaccaccagcagaACCACCACGCGCCCACCCGCACCATCGAGATCATCAACGTGGATGAGGACTGCGTGACGGGGGGTCCAGCCATGGAGAGCCACCTAACGCTGCCTCCACTGGAGCATGAGCACCTCAACCACTACAACACCTATAAGACTGCTTACAACCACGCCTCCACCATCAACTCCATACACAGCTCGGCGCACGAACCCTTGTTAATCCGGGCCAGCTCTAAAGACAATGTACAAGAGACCCAGATATAA